GCCTTGTTTTGTCCGACGATGTCGAAGGCCGTGCCGTGGTCGACGCTGGTGCGGATGATGGGCAGGCCGAGCGTGACGTTCACCGCTTCGTCGAAGGCGAGCATCTTGAGCGGGATGAGGCCCTGATCGTGATACATGGCGACGATCAGGTCGTAGCGATGGCGCGACGCTTCGATGAAAAGCGTGTCGGCGGGGAACGGTCCGCGGGCGTCGATGCCCTGCTCGCGCGCCATGGTGATGGCGGGCGCGATGAGGCGTTCCTCCTCGTCGCCGAACAGCCCGTGCTCGCCGGCGTGCGGATTGAGGCCGCACACGCCGATGACCGGCTCCTCGACGCCCATCGCCTTCAGCGCCGCGTGCCCCAGATCGATCGGATCGAACACGCGCCCGATCGTCAGCACGTTGCGGATGTCCATCAACGGCAGGTGAATCGTCGCCAGCGCGACATTGAGCTTCGGCGAGCAGAACATCATCACACTCCGCCGGCTCTGCGTCCGCGCGGCGAAAAGCTCGGTGTGGCCCGGATACTTGCGATGCCCCGCCAGGAACCACGATTCCTTGCAGATCGGCCCGGTCACGATCGCATCGAGCCGCCCCGGATCGCCGGGCGGGCGCTGCGCCGCATCAATCGCGTCATTCAAAAACGACATCGACGCCTCGCCCCCCTGACGCGTCGCCTGCGGCGTGTTGGGGCCGAGCAGCGTGTACTCGTCGTAATCGAGCACGGTCACATCATGCACCATGTCCGGCCCGATCCGCGCCTGATCGTGCTGCACGCGCCACCAGTACGGATTGATCTCCGCCAGGTCCGCCGCGTACGCCAGCAATTCGTTCATCCCGTAAATGACGAAGCGCGCCTCCGCCCGCAGCGCCGGATCCGCCAGCGCCTTAACCACGACCTCCGCCCCGATCCCCGCCGGGTCGCCCATCGTGATCCCGATTGTCGGACGTACATCGCTCATGCGTCCATCCTACCGCCGTACCCCCCGTTTAGCGACGCCGCTTGCGGCGGGCTCCTGTCTTCGCCTACGCTGTATCATCATGACCGAACCGGGAACTCGCATCCTCTCCATGATGCTCGATCGTCTGTTCGGCGCCCTGGCCAACAGTCCCTCCCTCAACTGCCGTCCGCATCACAGCCGTCAGCGCGTCGATCTTCATCAGCTCGGCCGCCTCGGTGATGTCGACGGCGGGCGCGCCCTGCTGACGATGCTCAGCGATGAGCGACACATCAAACTCACCGGCCACGTCAAACCGCCGCCCAGGCGCGCGCTCGACGCCGACGACGATGATCAACCTCTGACCGAAGAACTGAAGGCGGCCCGACAGGCGTGGCTCGATCAGGCCGGTCTCTTCACCAAGCTGCGCATCGTCGCTGACGAAGCGAGCACGTACGAATCCGACACCGGCGCGTATGTGCTCAACATCGGGTTTCCGCTTCTGAGTCTGCCGCCGGGCGTCGGCGCGGGCGCGGCCCGATCGGCCGGAAGGCGCATCCTCGCGCCCGTCGCCTTCATCCCCGTCGCCCTGACCGTCGCCGGCGGCGCGACGCAGAGCGTCACGCTCGCCTGCAAGGAAGACGAGATCGACCGCGTCGTGCCCAATGCGGCGCTATTGGCGTGGCTCGAACGGCAAACCGGTAAGGCGCCGACGGAACTGTTTGACGATGAGGAAGGCACGCAGCCGTGGCGCGAGATCGCGCACATTGTCCGTTACGTCTGCGGGTCGCTGTCGATCGATGTGCCCGATCTGTTCAAGGTCGACGATCCGCCGTCGGCGCTCGAACTTCGCGCCACGCCCCGGACGGACGATCTCGACGACGCCGCGGTGATTTTGCCCAGTGCGGTGATCGGCCTGTTCCCGCTGGCCAACGAAAGTCTCATGCGCGACACGCAGGCGATGCTCGACGGCGACGCGCTGAGCGGGCCCGTCGAAAGCTTCATCAAAGTCGGCGTGAGTCTCGATCATCCGATCGTTGACGCCGACGCCCCGCCCGACGAGCCGCAGACCAAACGCCCGCGCGTGTTCGCCGACGAGCGCCTCGTCGCGCAGGCCGACCCGTGTCAGGCCCGCGCCGTCACGCTCGCCCGCCAGTGCCGCGGACTGGTCATGCACGGCCCGCCCGGCACCGGCAAATCGCAAACCATCACCAACATCATCGGCGACCACCTCGCCCGCGGGCAGCGCGTCCTGTTCGTCTGCGACAAGCGCACCGCGCTCGATGTGGTGTCGAATCGACTCGAACATCTGGGCCTGGCCAGCTTGTGCGCCCTGGTGCACGATCCGCGGCGTGATCAGAACGATCTTTACAAGAGCATCCGCGAACAACTGGAGAATCTCGCCGAGGCGCGCAGCGATGCGAACGCCGAGCGGGCGCTGGCGAAGACCGATGAGGAGCTGCAGAAGATTCACAGCGAACTGCACGCCCACTGGCGCACGCTCATGCAGCCGGGCCACGAAGGCGCGGCGGGGTTTCATCAGCTCATGGGTCAGTGGATGTCGATCACGCCCGACGAGCCGGTGACGCTGCCGGCGGAAGCCGCGGCGGCGGTCACGCCCGACATGGTCGAAGCACACGTCACGGATGTCACGACCGTGCTCGAGCATGCGCGGCGGGTCGGGTATCCGACGAATCCGTGGCGACAGTGTGCGGGCGTCGCGCTGGGCGATTTTCTGGCACGGCCGATGGCGGACGTGCGCGCGGCGATGAGCGACTGCGTGACGGCGGCACGCGCGGCGGATGCGACCCCCGGAGGTTTGCCCTTCGATGTCGCGCCGCCGATCGGCGAGCAGGCGGCGGCGCGGGCGGCGATCGCGCCCGAGTTGCGCAAAGTGATGTCGCACATTCCGCCGGCGCCGCGCAAAGGTTGGGCCGAGGCGACGCCCGCCGCGCGGCTGACCGCCAAGCAGAAACTCGCCGATGCTCAGCCGCATGTCACAACCTTCCTGGCGGCCCCGCTGGAGAGCGAACTGGCGATGATCGCCCGCGAGATGCGGCTGAGCATTGCGGACGTGGCCCGGCACATCGGCGCGCTCGATGCGTATCTGAGCATCGCGGACAAGTGGTACGCGCTGCTGTGTTTGGGCGCGAAGAAGGCGGCGGGACTGACGCTGCGGCCGTTCGGATTGAGCGTCGATGCGGCATCAGCGGAGCGGCTCAAGACGTTCCTGCAAGGCGTGCGCGCCCGCATGGTGCTCACCGCACTGCATGCAGAGCTGACGCATCAGACGCCCGTTTCGCCGCAGCTCGATGACGCGACGCTCGAGCGGTGCATCATCGATCACACCGCCGTGCTCGATCTGCTGACGCGCGTCGACGGCGAAGCGGCGCTCAAGTCATGCGCGAAGGCGATCTTCGAGGCGATGGCGCAGGCGGAGGCGCCGGCCGTCGAGCCGCTGATGGTCGGACTGGAGGCGTCGCCCAAGCGGGCGGCCGCGCTCGAGGCGCTGTTCGCCCGGCTGCGCGGAACGAAGCTGTTCACGGTCGCGTGGTTGGACAAGGCGTGGGGTCATGTGCTGGCGGGTCAGACGATCGGCGACGATGTGGCGGCGCTGGCGGAGTCGCT
The nucleotide sequence above comes from Planctomycetota bacterium. Encoded proteins:
- the pdxA gene encoding 4-hydroxythreonine-4-phosphate dehydrogenase PdxA, translating into MSDVRPTIGITMGDPAGIGAEVVVKALADPALRAEARFVIYGMNELLAYAADLAEINPYWWRVQHDQARIGPDMVHDVTVLDYDEYTLLGPNTPQATRQGGEASMSFLNDAIDAAQRPPGDPGRLDAIVTGPICKESWFLAGHRKYPGHTELFAARTQSRRSVMMFCSPKLNVALATIHLPLMDIRNVLTIGRVFDPIDLGHAALKAMGVEEPVIGVCGLNPHAGEHGLFGDEEERLIAPAITMAREQGIDARGPFPADTLFIEASRHRYDLIVAMYHDQGLIPLKMLAFDEAVNVTLGLPIIRTSVDHGTAFDIVGQNKASARPMAAAIRLAIAMTKMRAK
- a CDS encoding DUF4011 domain-containing protein encodes the protein MTKRASARSAGSASALTTTSAPIPAGSPIVIPIVGRTSLMRPSYRRTPRLATPLAAGSCLRLRCIIMTEPGTRILSMMLDRLFGALANSPSLNCRPHHSRQRVDLHQLGRLGDVDGGRALLTMLSDERHIKLTGHVKPPPRRALDADDDDQPLTEELKAARQAWLDQAGLFTKLRIVADEASTYESDTGAYVLNIGFPLLSLPPGVGAGAARSAGRRILAPVAFIPVALTVAGGATQSVTLACKEDEIDRVVPNAALLAWLERQTGKAPTELFDDEEGTQPWREIAHIVRYVCGSLSIDVPDLFKVDDPPSALELRATPRTDDLDDAAVILPSAVIGLFPLANESLMRDTQAMLDGDALSGPVESFIKVGVSLDHPIVDADAPPDEPQTKRPRVFADERLVAQADPCQARAVTLARQCRGLVMHGPPGTGKSQTITNIIGDHLARGQRVLFVCDKRTALDVVSNRLEHLGLASLCALVHDPRRDQNDLYKSIREQLENLAEARSDANAERALAKTDEELQKIHSELHAHWRTLMQPGHEGAAGFHQLMGQWMSITPDEPVTLPAEAAAAVTPDMVEAHVTDVTTVLEHARRVGYPTNPWRQCAGVALGDFLARPMADVRAAMSDCVTAARAADATPGGLPFDVAPPIGEQAAARAAIAPELRKVMSHIPPAPRKGWAEATPAARLTAKQKLADAQPHVTTFLAAPLESELAMIAREMRLSIADVARHIGALDAYLSIADKWYALLCLGAKKAAGLTLRPFGLSVDAASAERLKTFLQGVRARMVLTALHAELTHQTPVSPQLDDATLERCIIDHTAVLDLLTRVDGEAALKSCAKAIFEAMAQAEAPAVEPLMVGLEASPKRAAALEALFARLRGTKLFTVAWLDKAWGHVLAGQTIGDDVAALAESLDHLEGVLRVRDGLAALPQTMRDLVKPLITAGSRVEPGLAVLRKAGFAAEIARRLKSDANLQNIDGQRIEASFTRYRQLDQHKKTLVRDAVVHRWLSVQKERLLASTGSRLNSVGADMKRRLTMRGRNALRLRQVVALGATVEGGDPLMDLRPVWMASPETVAQVFGRTPVFDVVVFDEASQCRLEEALPVLTRAKRVVIAGDPKQLPPTRFFESAVVASEAEEIENEEQLFESQTGEIEDLLTAALSLEVQSCYLDVHYRSSNSDLIAFSNDQFYHSRLQPIPGHPNNRTRYAPLTLYTAGGIYKDRTNPAEAQRVVQIVRDLLKRASPPSIGIACFNLSQRDLIVETLDAAAMEDAQFGRRLAEARQRRGTASFEGLFVKNLENVQGDERDHMIISTTYGPDEKGRFYRRFGPLGRAGGGRRLNVLVTRARDEVHLVTSIPAEIYRALPPIPPGQAPTGGYLLFSYLHYAERLAELYEQQFRILEAARTAEKAQVFVRSSAFPSKFAAATAHHLAGAHNVGSDVHWGNDGFCVDMALHHPVRAEDRTLGVLCDLTRFEKAEDPIEWEAFRTMVLESQGWTLHRVWTPQVYRDPTGTMNRIIRAAHQVVTQQDEENGVIRTET